A single window of Dermacentor albipictus isolate Rhodes 1998 colony chromosome 1, USDA_Dalb.pri_finalv2, whole genome shotgun sequence DNA harbors:
- the LOC135917589 gene encoding myb/SANT-like DNA-binding domain-containing protein 1: MATASGTDEQPPARQRKPRVQWSERDTWALIKLWEDNLPSLRAQKHNGGVYDGIAQALTSMGVPRTKAQVHSKIENLGQTYRSCLKHMTTGSSPPSWPFFSEVHRFLGSLPVHDTSLMEEAGCSESTTSSTASVEELIFDMLDSGSASCEDVAEDCSPSESPVQQVESRNLASGSSECARRKRRQPAGDFQERMLEEQRRQREQFADAHKMEMDLRKEGLKLQEKLVDAMLKFFSKN, from the exons ATGGCTACGGCGAGCGGTACCGACGAACAGCCTCCGGCACGCCAAAGAAAACCGCGGGTACAGTGGTCGGAGAGAGACACCTGGGCGTTAATCAAGTTATGGGAAGACAACCTGCCCTCGCTGCGTGCGCAGAAGCACAACGGAGGCGTTTACGATGGCATTGCACAAGCATTGACGAGCATGGGTGTACCTCGCACAAAGGCGCAAGTGCACAGCAAGATAGAGAACCTGGGACAGACCTACAG GAGCTGCCTGAAACACATGACAACAGGGTCATCACCGCCGAGCTGGCCATTCTTCTCCGAAGTCCATAGGTTTCTAGGATCCCTGCCTGTTCACGATACATCTTTAATGGAAGAGGCTGGGTGCAGCGAGAGCACAACAAGCAGCACTGCCTCCGTCGAAGAA CTGATCTTCGACATGCTTGATTCCGGCTCTGCTTCTTGTGAAGACGTCGCCGAAGATTGTTCACCTTCCGAGTCGCCAGTACAACAGGTTGAATCCAGGAACCTCGCAAGTGGCAGTTCCGAATGTGCCCGCAGGAAGAGAAGGCAACCGGCTGGCGACTTTCAAGAAAGGATGCTTGAGGAGCAGCGACGGCAGAGAGAGCAGTTTGCTGATGCGCACAAAATGGAAATGGATCTCCGTAAAGAGGGGCTCAAGTTGCAAGAGAAACTTGTAGATGCAATGTTGAAGTTTTTTAGTAAAAACTGA
- the LOC135917588 gene encoding uncharacterized protein, translating into MEVENMGDCTDTKEKVEIACILARILAAESEADAAKAVKDRIKRQLLLNGCTFYALALPTRVCNRSTWAFIRHEKWFEETVPHLGGHNFKQSFRVNPSTFRFLVESLRHVLEKQVTNMRDPITAEKRVAIGLYKLCSSAEDRTVANLFGVGRSSVNVIYREFCAAVVSVLESDWIRMITEEEMPRHIQEFEAVCDFPQAVGALDGCHFPISPPKKYATDYYNYKGWHSIILLALVDHKYRFRYCNVGAPGRCHDAHVFGVSRLSKIVNSPLFKAPVAAVGTTAVPPIILCDQAFPLTPNLMKPFGHRTVISEAERNFNCHLSGARRIVENAFGRLKARFRFIAKRMECSVGNARLAIRACCVLNNICEHFNDSVHPQWLSEVQQSNATFPQPSRRTEAEIGNASAIRTALVEYYKRRN; encoded by the exons ATGGAGGTCGAGAATATGGGGGACTGCACGGACACGAAGGAAAAAGTCGAAATAGCATGCATTTTGGCAAGgattcttgctgcagagagcgaAGCAGACGCCGCAAAGGCAGTCAAAGACCGTATTAAGCGGCAGTTGCTACTCAACGGGTGTACATTTTATGCCTTGGCGCTTCCCACGAGAGTCTGCAACCGATCGACGTGGGCTTTCATCCGCCACGAAAAGTGGTTCGAGGAGACTGTGCCTCACCTCGGTGGCCACAACTTCAAGCAGTCGTTTCGAGTGAACCCCTCAACGTTCCGGTTTCTCGTGGAAAGTCTGCGCCATGTGCTCGAAAAACAAGTTACCAACATGCGTGACCCGATCACTGCGGAAAAGCGTGTCGCCATTGGCCTCTACAAATTGTGCTCTTCTGCCGAAGATAGAACTGTGGCAAACCTCTTCGGCGTTGGGCGCTCATCCGTCAACGTCATTTACAGAGAGTTTTGCGCAGCTGTTGTCTCTGTGCTCGAAAGTGACTGGATCAGAATGATTACTGAAGAGGAAATGCCTAGGCACATCCAAGAGTTCGAAGCCGTGTGCGATTTCCCTCAagctgtcggtgcccttgatggctGCCATTTCCCTATTTCGCCTCCAAAGAAGTACGCCACCGACTACTACAACTACAAGGGTTG gCACAGTATTATCCTACTAGCATTGGTCGACCACAAGTATCGATTCAGATACTGCAATGTCGGTGCCCCAGGACGCTGCCACGACGCACATGTGTTTGGTGTTTCACGGCTGTCGAAGATTGTCAACAGTCCCCTTTTCAAAGCACCTGTTGCCGCAGTGGGTACCACAGCAGTCCCACCGATAATATTATGCGATCAAGCATTTCCACTAACCCCAAACCTCATGAAGCCATTTGGACACCGAACTGTCATCAGTGAAGCTGAAAGGAATTTCAACTGTCATTTATCTGGAGCAAGGAGGATAGTTGAAAACGCATTCGGAAGGCTAAAGGCCCGGTTCCGTTTCATTGCGAAAAGAATGGAGTGTTCTGTTGGCAATGCCCGTTTGGCTATACGAGCATGCTGCGTGCTCAATAACATTTGCGAGCACTTCAACGACAGTGTCCACCCACAGTGGTTAAGTGAGGTGCAGCAGTCCAATGCTACATTTCCACAGCCATCACGCAGAACAGAAGCTGAAATTGGAAATGCATCCGCCATCAGGACAGCACTTGTGGAATATTACAAGCGAAGGAACTGA